The Sporomusa termitida genome has a window encoding:
- a CDS encoding heme NO-binding domain-containing protein encodes MKGTVVGTWVNTARKIWGDALTTDAMGHVGWQPDTMFMPTEEIEDAKPKSFVAYLAERTGKSQEEIWLAIGKDNVRTFAQSYPAFFRQESLYSFLRSMYDVHVVMVKRIPGAKPPELLISPVSEYEAVLSYRSHRGMFGYMKGLLAGTADYFKEDIKTEILESSSEHLKMVITFPQPITHTVVYRLNKMLSFGMCKSIPAKIGIVVTAFSLLADGLLAAVNVPVSLWTAFLQGAVAAVAAALLLRPLATIREEIADIHDRKYFTEIKLESSDEFEEIMQMLARYKQRVKSEFIGFKGITDEMNKYGDDFNSLAGRMKATSDEISGVVHDVATAATNQAMETASAVGILNGNLETLSTVVTEQSRNKEQLEAAVAEINKGFAEVQASTAKLEHSLDKFAEVKRSAEHLQTQATKINEITGMVAAIAGQTNLLALNAAIEAARAGEQGRGFAVVAEEVRKLAEQSHHHSESISSDLKVLMNIIDQVVQMIEAEFDILASESRQLNAVVTGSAENVGYIDIVAVNIVDMITKLEQEMTGLNQVYGKIESLAAISEENSAASEEVSASVHVYNEKLQAMMGKITEFKTVIQHFSEDLNTYRT; translated from the coding sequence ATGAAGGGAACGGTAGTTGGCACATGGGTCAATACAGCCCGCAAGATCTGGGGTGACGCCTTAACCACTGACGCAATGGGGCATGTTGGCTGGCAGCCTGATACAATGTTTATGCCGACCGAAGAGATTGAAGATGCTAAACCTAAGTCTTTTGTTGCTTATTTAGCTGAGCGGACAGGTAAAAGCCAGGAAGAAATCTGGCTTGCTATCGGCAAGGATAATGTCCGGACATTTGCCCAGTCTTACCCGGCTTTCTTCCGTCAAGAGAGTCTGTATTCTTTCTTGCGGTCGATGTACGATGTTCATGTAGTTATGGTAAAGCGGATACCAGGTGCCAAGCCGCCGGAGCTTTTGATTAGTCCGGTGTCAGAATATGAGGCGGTTTTGAGTTATCGTTCCCACCGTGGTATGTTTGGTTATATGAAAGGTCTTTTGGCTGGAACTGCCGATTATTTTAAAGAAGACATTAAAACTGAGATCCTTGAGTCTTCATCAGAGCATCTTAAGATGGTTATTACATTCCCGCAACCGATCACCCATACTGTTGTTTACCGGCTTAATAAAATGCTGTCTTTTGGCATGTGTAAGAGTATTCCCGCTAAAATTGGCATAGTTGTTACTGCGTTTTCACTACTGGCAGACGGATTGCTGGCGGCAGTGAATGTACCTGTGTCATTATGGACAGCCTTCTTACAGGGGGCAGTGGCTGCTGTTGCTGCCGCGCTTCTTCTCAGACCATTGGCGACAATCCGGGAGGAGATCGCCGACATTCACGATCGAAAGTACTTTACTGAGATTAAACTGGAATCAAGTGATGAGTTTGAAGAAATCATGCAAATGCTGGCCCGCTATAAGCAACGTGTTAAGAGTGAGTTCATTGGTTTTAAAGGAATTACCGATGAGATGAATAAATATGGCGATGACTTTAACTCTTTGGCCGGCCGGATGAAAGCTACCTCAGATGAAATATCAGGGGTGGTACATGATGTTGCTACTGCTGCTACTAATCAAGCCATGGAAACAGCGAGTGCTGTAGGTATTTTAAATGGGAATCTTGAAACATTGAGCACGGTGGTAACTGAGCAAAGCCGAAATAAAGAGCAGCTGGAGGCAGCAGTAGCGGAAATTAATAAAGGCTTTGCAGAAGTGCAGGCTTCGACAGCTAAGTTAGAGCACAGCCTTGATAAGTTCGCCGAAGTGAAACGTTCGGCCGAGCACCTGCAGACGCAAGCTACGAAAATTAATGAAATTACCGGCATGGTGGCAGCTATTGCCGGACAAACAAACCTGCTGGCACTTAACGCCGCCATTGAAGCGGCCCGGGCTGGCGAGCAAGGGCGTGGTTTTGCGGTTGTGGCTGAAGAAGTCCGGAAGTTGGCTGAACAGTCGCATCATCACTCTGAAAGTATCTCCAGCGATTTAAAAGTCTTAATGAATATTATTGATCAGGTTGTCCAAATGATTGAGGCTGAATTCGATATCCTTGCTTCTGAAAGCAGGCAATTGAATGCTGTTGTAACAGGCAGTGCCGAGAACGTCGGCTACATTGATATTGTAGCGGTTAACATCGTTGATATGATTACAAAACTTGAACAGGAGATGACAGGCCTTAATCAGGTATATGGTAAAATTGAGTCGTTGGCTGCTATTTCTGAAGAAAACTCAGCTGCCAGTGAGGAGGTTAGTGCCTCAGTGCATGTGTATAACGAAAAGCTACAGGCTATGATGGGGAAAATTACCGAGTTTAAGACTGTTATTCAGCACTTCAGTGAAGATCTCAACACCTACCGTACTTAA
- a CDS encoding SulP family inorganic anion transporter, whose translation MLRSLKVPLKRYCSRHFQKDLMAGLTVGVISLPLAMAFAIAAGVKPEYGIYTTIIAAVLASLFGGSRYQVTGPTGAFIPILLSIVLVHGYENLLLAGLLAGIILIVMGLLKMGTLIKFIPRPVTVGFTAGIAINIFTGQIANFLGLTGIQGHEGFIDSIREILLHLDTLNPYSILTAIVCLALILLTPRFLPRIPGSLVGLLASTALAAFMYPGQVATIATAFGGIPGGLPHFALPAITVDKLEQLIRPAFTIAMLGAIESLLSAVVADGMTGTRHNSNRELIGQGIANIVTPLFGGIPATGAIARTATNIKSGAVTRYSVVISALFVLATLIVLAPYAGAIPLASMAPVLMLVAYNMSEHQAFFAILKTRSNSSSVLVVTFLLTVLANLTVAVEVGLLLAMVIFVKRMSDILVVTKVLPNPENHLSKVAAQSRLDTHDCPQISIFSIEGPLFFGAAQMFSASIMDTIQYNPRILILRLSKVPFIDLTGEDHLRTIVESLQKRGIMVLISGLNDQPQKILRTTGLAERIGKERFFVHTEHAIAYAMQHADAKCCSRCRERIFDGCDAKSEAVANEVPA comes from the coding sequence ATGTTACGCAGTCTAAAAGTACCACTAAAACGCTACTGTTCCAGGCATTTTCAAAAAGACTTAATGGCCGGCCTTACTGTCGGTGTAATTTCGCTGCCGCTGGCAATGGCTTTTGCGATTGCTGCCGGGGTAAAGCCCGAATATGGGATCTACACGACAATTATTGCGGCTGTACTGGCTTCCCTGTTTGGGGGGAGCCGCTACCAGGTTACAGGACCAACAGGGGCATTTATACCCATACTGCTTTCTATTGTACTGGTCCATGGGTATGAGAATTTGTTGCTGGCCGGCCTGCTGGCAGGTATAATTTTAATTGTTATGGGCCTTCTTAAAATGGGTACGCTCATAAAGTTTATCCCCCGGCCGGTTACTGTCGGGTTTACTGCCGGGATTGCAATTAATATTTTTACAGGACAGATCGCAAATTTCCTTGGTTTGACAGGAATACAAGGCCATGAAGGCTTTATTGACAGTATCCGGGAGATCCTCCTTCATCTTGATACACTTAATCCATACAGTATCTTAACTGCGATAGTCTGCCTGGCGCTTATATTGCTTACACCGCGTTTCCTGCCCAGAATCCCCGGTTCGCTTGTTGGCTTATTAGCCTCAACGGCACTGGCAGCATTCATGTATCCGGGGCAAGTAGCTACTATTGCGACCGCTTTCGGGGGGATTCCAGGCGGGTTGCCGCATTTTGCACTCCCAGCCATTACTGTTGATAAGCTGGAGCAGCTTATCCGGCCGGCCTTTACTATCGCAATGCTGGGAGCTATTGAATCATTGCTTTCGGCTGTTGTGGCCGATGGCATGACCGGAACACGTCATAATAGCAACAGGGAATTAATTGGGCAGGGGATTGCCAATATAGTAACGCCACTCTTTGGCGGTATTCCGGCTACCGGGGCCATTGCCCGGACTGCCACCAATATTAAGAGCGGGGCCGTCACCCGCTATTCGGTTGTAATATCAGCCTTATTCGTATTGGCAACCCTCATTGTCCTAGCCCCTTATGCCGGGGCTATTCCCCTTGCCAGTATGGCACCGGTGCTGATGCTGGTTGCCTATAATATGAGTGAACATCAGGCTTTTTTTGCTATTTTAAAGACCAGATCCAATAGTAGCAGCGTGCTTGTTGTTACGTTTCTGCTTACGGTACTGGCGAATTTGACAGTAGCTGTCGAGGTTGGACTGTTGCTGGCTATGGTTATTTTTGTCAAACGCATGAGCGACATTCTGGTTGTAACCAAAGTTCTCCCTAATCCGGAAAACCACTTATCTAAAGTAGCGGCTCAGTCGCGGCTGGATACCCATGATTGCCCTCAGATCAGCATCTTTAGTATTGAAGGGCCGCTTTTCTTCGGCGCAGCCCAGATGTTCTCCGCGAGTATTATGGATACCATTCAGTATAATCCCAGGATTCTTATTCTTCGCCTTAGTAAGGTGCCGTTTATAGATCTGACAGGTGAGGATCATTTGCGTACCATTGTGGAGAGTTTGCAAAAACGCGGCATCATGGTTTTAATTTCCGGTCTGAATGATCAACCGCAGAAAATTTTGCGCACGACTGGCCTTGCAGAAAGGATTGGCAAAGAGCGGTTTTTTGTGCATACGGAACACGCAATTGCCTATGCGATGCAGCATGCCGATGCCAAGTGCTGTTCGCGTTGCCGTGAGCGGATTTTTGACGGTTGCGATGCTAAAAGTGAGGCTGTAGCAAACGAGGTCCCGGCTTAG
- a CDS encoding ASCH domain-containing protein, which produces MFSLNFISPHNEKLLIARQKSATIRLGDIRDIYSENSIVWITFGSKYGPKKKLYEAMIDKALTKKFCDLTTKELIHQNPDISTVDELIRTFEAIYEKQIHVDDTVTVIHFTEVVRE; this is translated from the coding sequence ATGTTTTCACTTAATTTTATATCGCCTCATAATGAAAAATTATTAATTGCCCGGCAAAAAAGCGCTACTATCCGTTTAGGGGATATTAGGGATATTTATTCCGAAAACTCTATCGTCTGGATTACATTTGGCAGCAAGTACGGACCCAAAAAGAAATTATATGAAGCAATGATCGACAAGGCCCTTACCAAAAAATTCTGCGATTTAACGACTAAAGAACTGATCCATCAAAACCCTGATATCTCAACCGTTGACGAACTAATTCGCACCTTCGAAGCAATATACGAAAAACAGATCCATGTCGACGATACTGTTACTGTGATTCACTTTACCGAAGTAGTGAGAGAATGA
- a CDS encoding HD domain-containing phosphohydrolase, translating into MLFNIHPSNLVSALSIALELSTDGLSRHHWRTALIANRIAEQINLDDSQRQLLVYAALLHDIGAASNWSEKKKLHMFKVGDDIYQHAEAGYQLLKESPQFSMLAEGIRHHHDMWDGSSPYGLAGHNIPIISRIINLADRLEILIRDKVYIFEQRPDILSAIRELSGSYFDPNLVKALHEFARQESFWLDLTNPHYYQNFFRQIDAYGRMIFNIDDIVNIGEIFATIIDRTSRFTGMHSRSVALVSAFLAKAKGYSLEEVKLMKIAGLFHDLGKLSIPNEYLEKPGKLTEREFSIIKQHPYYTYRILEQIDGFSTVAEWAAFHHETLDGSGYPFRVPGDLLRLGARMVSVADVFVALSENRPYRGPLSARDIEKIMRGMVDNRKIDGGIVADLFSDGSGLGSLINQIGEMSWSPEQTCKE; encoded by the coding sequence ATGTTATTTAATATCCACCCTAGTAATTTAGTAAGTGCCTTATCTATCGCGTTAGAATTATCAACAGATGGTTTATCACGCCACCATTGGCGGACGGCACTTATTGCCAATCGCATTGCCGAACAGATTAATTTAGATGATTCGCAGCGTCAATTACTGGTATATGCCGCGTTACTCCATGATATTGGAGCTGCCTCCAACTGGTCGGAAAAAAAGAAATTGCATATGTTTAAAGTTGGCGATGATATTTATCAGCATGCTGAGGCCGGGTATCAGTTGCTCAAGGAGTCACCTCAGTTTAGTATGCTGGCTGAAGGCATCCGCCACCATCATGATATGTGGGATGGCTCTAGTCCGTACGGCCTTGCCGGTCACAATATTCCGATCATCAGCAGGATAATTAACTTGGCAGACCGCCTGGAAATACTGATTCGGGATAAAGTTTACATATTTGAACAGCGACCTGATATTTTATCGGCAATTAGAGAGTTGAGCGGCAGTTATTTTGATCCGAATCTAGTGAAGGCACTGCACGAATTTGCCCGCCAGGAGAGTTTTTGGCTGGATTTAACTAACCCACATTATTATCAGAATTTCTTTCGCCAGATTGATGCCTATGGCCGTATGATATTTAATATTGACGATATTGTTAACATTGGAGAGATTTTTGCAACTATCATTGACCGGACTAGCCGATTTACAGGTATGCATTCCCGGAGTGTAGCCCTGGTATCGGCATTCCTGGCAAAAGCTAAAGGCTATAGTTTAGAGGAAGTAAAATTGATGAAGATCGCAGGTTTGTTTCACGATTTAGGTAAATTGTCGATCCCCAATGAATATCTGGAAAAACCCGGGAAGCTTACGGAACGGGAGTTCTCCATAATTAAGCAGCATCCCTATTATACCTATCGAATTCTTGAACAAATTGACGGGTTTTCTACAGTAGCCGAATGGGCTGCTTTCCATCACGAGACTTTGGATGGCTCGGGTTATCCTTTTCGTGTGCCGGGCGATTTATTGCGGTTAGGTGCCAGGATGGTCAGTGTGGCCGATGTTTTTGTTGCCTTAAGTGAGAATCGACCTTATCGTGGCCCGCTTAGTGCACGGGATATTGAAAAGATTATGCGCGGTATGGTCGATAATCGCAAGATTGATGGTGGTATTGTGGCCGATTTGTTTAGTGATGGCAGCGGCTTGGGGAGTCTGATCAACCAAATTGGGGAAATGAGCTGGTCGCCAGAGCAAACCTGCAAAGAATAA
- the nrdD gene encoding anaerobic ribonucleoside-triphosphate reductase has translation MIIDGIKVITEAGITEAEIRSIVQEEIRLWHRQGKELAGVQLMVEGEEIVVKAVERSPIKRVRRITGYLSTEDRFNSAKQAELFDRQAHI, from the coding sequence ATGATTATTGACGGAATTAAAGTTATAACTGAAGCAGGGATTACTGAGGCAGAAATCCGGTCTATTGTTCAGGAAGAAATCCGGCTGTGGCATCGGCAAGGCAAAGAGCTTGCAGGGGTACAGTTAATGGTTGAGGGTGAAGAAATCGTTGTCAAGGCGGTTGAGCGTTCACCCATCAAGCGGGTACGCCGTATTACCGGTTACCTTAGTACTGAAGACCGGTTTAACTCTGCTAAGCAGGCGGAACTGTTTGATCGGCAGGCTCATATTTAA
- a CDS encoding phosphoribosyltransferase, with amino-acid sequence MFDDRNHAGQVLAERLAGHNLKKPYILAVPRGGIAVASPIAAKLQAKMGILIAKKIGHPLNPEVAIGAIMPDGSLVHDNQYVSGIGVKQDSFDQLVAAARKVFEQRVKVYEDRIVKNHEIKGQDIIVVDDGVATGYTMQAAVKWLQKWNPVSITVAVPVAPNDVTNRLRQEKITVICVDERDVFKSVGSYYKDFREMTDQEAVEYHRLAPNGIVRL; translated from the coding sequence ATGTTTGATGATCGTAATCATGCCGGCCAAGTTTTGGCAGAGAGATTAGCAGGCCACAATCTAAAAAAACCATATATTTTGGCAGTTCCCCGCGGCGGGATTGCTGTGGCATCACCAATTGCGGCTAAGCTGCAGGCTAAAATGGGAATACTTATTGCAAAAAAAATAGGTCATCCCCTAAATCCTGAAGTGGCTATTGGCGCGATAATGCCGGATGGCAGTCTTGTTCATGACAATCAATATGTTAGCGGAATAGGTGTAAAGCAGGACAGTTTTGACCAGTTGGTAGCTGCGGCGCGCAAAGTATTTGAGCAAAGGGTCAAGGTATATGAGGATAGGATTGTTAAAAACCATGAGATAAAAGGCCAAGATATTATTGTTGTTGATGATGGAGTTGCTACTGGCTACACTATGCAGGCAGCAGTTAAATGGCTCCAGAAATGGAATCCTGTCAGCATAACGGTTGCGGTGCCGGTTGCACCTAATGATGTGACAAATAGATTACGTCAGGAAAAAATCACTGTTATCTGCGTGGATGAAAGAGATGTATTTAAGTCTGTTGGCAGCTACTACAAAGATTTTAGAGAAATGACCGACCAAGAGGCAGTAGAATATCATCGTTTGGCCCCAAATGGTATTGTTAGGTTGTAA
- a CDS encoding histidine kinase, giving the protein MTVFSLLESISALSFIAMTAYLTGRSRFIMRCTRYPFHMPSQLPLIILFSFLAITGSYSALPWGKPLITTRLIALLLSGIAGGPFTGFSVGIICSVYMLLTEMLATSSAVYIVLVGTFSGFVRLQFGFHQLTPLTGASIALVAELCQLTIYTLFLAEELLAAFIMKSAIPTMIVSIAGIWIFLFIVNWIEAEQDIYGARAAQLSLNIASRTLPYLRLGFNTYSATVTARIIYELTEVDAVSITGRYKRLAFIGQGAEHHKPGEPIISAAVKEAITNKVMKVINAPLDRGCPVLHCPLQAGVVVPLFTGSKVVGTIELARVNNKTVSELDIRIANGIANLLSVQIQLAEIDEQRKMREKAELKVLRAQINPHFLFNTINIIMSFCRTDPDKARSLLGSLATLMHRAYSNQEDFLPLQDELTAVTAYLEIARSRFGDRLDVAVHVEDAAINALVPVLSLQPLVENALNHGLFPKVGHCLLAIEASIEANLLIITVTDNGVGIPREIQDQIQAGNCDGIGLLNVHKRLTSLYGPENGITIASNPPFGTEIRLQIPVKYPVISNQKVSGAS; this is encoded by the coding sequence ATGACAGTTTTTAGTCTGTTAGAATCAATAAGCGCATTGTCTTTTATTGCAATGACGGCATATCTTACAGGACGCAGCCGCTTCATTATGCGTTGCACCAGGTACCCCTTCCATATGCCGAGTCAGTTGCCGCTTATCATTTTATTCTCCTTCCTGGCGATAACAGGCAGCTACAGCGCCCTTCCCTGGGGTAAGCCACTCATTACTACCCGCTTAATTGCCTTACTGTTATCCGGTATCGCCGGCGGCCCCTTTACAGGCTTTAGTGTTGGGATTATCTGTAGTGTGTATATGCTCCTTACTGAAATGCTGGCAACCTCCTCCGCTGTCTATATTGTTTTAGTTGGAACATTCTCCGGATTTGTGCGGCTCCAATTCGGATTTCATCAATTGACTCCTCTCACAGGTGCAAGTATAGCTCTGGTCGCAGAATTATGCCAACTGACTATATATACACTATTTTTAGCCGAAGAATTACTTGCTGCTTTTATTATGAAATCTGCGATCCCTACAATGATCGTCAGTATTGCCGGTATATGGATTTTTCTGTTTATTGTTAATTGGATCGAAGCTGAACAGGATATTTATGGAGCCAGGGCGGCTCAATTGTCACTAAACATCGCCAGCCGTACCCTTCCTTATCTCCGGCTGGGTTTTAATACCTATTCCGCAACCGTTACTGCCCGGATTATTTATGAGCTCACCGAAGTAGATGCTGTTTCTATTACCGGCAGGTATAAGCGCCTGGCATTTATCGGCCAAGGTGCCGAGCATCATAAACCGGGAGAACCGATTATCTCCGCAGCAGTTAAGGAAGCCATTACCAATAAAGTAATGAAAGTTATTAACGCGCCGCTGGACCGGGGCTGCCCTGTTTTGCACTGCCCTCTGCAGGCCGGGGTTGTAGTACCTTTATTTACAGGCAGCAAGGTCGTTGGCACAATCGAACTTGCCAGGGTTAACAATAAAACTGTCTCCGAGCTGGATATCCGCATTGCTAACGGCATTGCCAATTTACTATCAGTACAAATTCAACTGGCGGAGATTGATGAACAACGAAAAATGCGAGAAAAAGCTGAATTGAAAGTACTTAGAGCTCAGATCAATCCTCATTTTCTTTTTAATACGATTAACATTATTATGTCCTTTTGCCGCACCGATCCCGATAAGGCGCGTAGTTTATTAGGCAGCTTGGCAACTTTAATGCATCGTGCTTATTCTAATCAGGAAGACTTTCTGCCGCTGCAGGATGAACTAACTGCCGTTACTGCTTATCTCGAAATTGCAAGATCACGGTTTGGCGACAGGTTAGATGTTGCTGTTCATGTCGAAGATGCTGCAATTAACGCACTCGTACCAGTGCTTTCCCTCCAGCCCTTAGTGGAGAATGCCTTAAATCATGGTTTGTTTCCTAAGGTAGGCCACTGTTTACTCGCAATTGAGGCTTCCATTGAAGCAAATTTACTAATTATTACTGTCACTGACAACGGTGTGGGGATTCCCCGCGAAATACAGGACCAAATCCAGGCAGGTAATTGTGACGGCATCGGTCTGCTAAATGTTCATAAAAGACTGACAAGCCTCTACGGTCCGGAGAACGGTATTACAATAGCATCCAATCCTCCTTTTGGCACAGAAATCCGGCTACAAATTCCGGTCAAATATCCGGTGATATCTAACCAGAAAGTGAGTGGTGCATCGTGA
- a CDS encoding LytR/AlgR family response regulator transcription factor: MKTKAVIIDDEQPICDEIEYLLNQRGDIEVCAKFTNCVDALIHILGKKPDIVFLDVIIPGMTGLEMAQKLNSMKEVPYIVFITAHTEHAIEAFSTPAVGYVTKPITEEKLGNVLAKIRNLSAKTASERGTQIAKVCVLSGGKIVPVNKKDIVFIYVKDKDVFVRTRSVEFSAMLTLQEFDNLLTEPNFLRIHRQYIINLDEVLEITPWFHGSYLLRMNDLNKQEVPVSRTRVKQLKIALGLK; this comes from the coding sequence GTGAAAACAAAAGCTGTAATTATCGACGATGAACAGCCTATTTGTGATGAAATTGAGTATTTGCTGAATCAGCGGGGGGATATCGAGGTATGCGCCAAATTTACCAATTGTGTCGATGCACTCATTCACATCCTGGGAAAAAAACCGGACATTGTATTTTTAGATGTTATTATCCCTGGTATGACCGGCCTGGAGATGGCGCAAAAGCTCAACAGTATGAAGGAGGTGCCTTATATTGTTTTTATTACCGCCCATACCGAACACGCTATTGAAGCTTTTTCCACCCCTGCTGTTGGCTATGTGACTAAACCCATTACTGAGGAAAAATTAGGAAATGTTTTGGCAAAGATACGCAATCTCTCTGCCAAAACCGCAAGCGAGCGGGGAACTCAAATTGCAAAGGTCTGCGTATTATCCGGCGGTAAAATTGTTCCCGTAAATAAAAAAGACATCGTTTTCATTTATGTAAAAGACAAGGATGTCTTTGTCCGCACTCGCAGCGTTGAGTTCTCAGCTATGCTGACCTTACAGGAGTTTGATAACCTATTGACTGAACCTAATTTTCTGCGCATACATCGCCAGTATATTATAAATCTGGATGAAGTATTGGAGATTACTCCATGGTTTCACGGTTCCTATCTGCTGCGCATGAATGACCTCAATAAACAAGAAGTTCCCGTTAGCCGCACCCGGGTGAAACAGCTCAAGATTGCGCTTGGCCTCAAGTAA
- a CDS encoding cache domain-containing protein, translating to MRLKTRLTVFFVGVALIVSLAVGIVIIRDMQIQIEVAISEKARSDLATALEIADYMRPGPWHIEHGELYKGRFRINDDNELVDKIGRLTDDTVTIFLNNTRVATNIIRDGNRVTGTQAADYVTQTVLAGGIYTGEAEVIGIKYQTSYAPIKNDAGQIIGMFYIGVSKNFADQLKHSFTAVAILSTRIALLFALAATCFISVDAWSTASVNRTSPRWTTPPPHKKETPP from the coding sequence TTGCGTTTAAAAACAAGGCTTACAGTATTTTTTGTCGGTGTAGCCCTGATCGTTTCCCTTGCGGTAGGTATTGTCATTATCCGCGACATGCAGATTCAAATTGAAGTGGCAATCTCCGAGAAAGCCAGATCAGACCTGGCCACAGCGCTTGAGATTGCGGACTATATGCGTCCGGGTCCATGGCACATAGAACATGGAGAACTTTACAAGGGCCGGTTTCGGATCAATGATGATAATGAATTAGTGGATAAAATTGGCCGGTTAACAGATGACACTGTCACTATCTTTTTAAATAACACCCGTGTTGCCACCAATATTATCAGGGATGGCAACAGGGTTACAGGCACACAGGCTGCTGATTATGTTACCCAAACCGTACTGGCCGGAGGAATCTATACCGGTGAGGCTGAAGTAATCGGAATCAAATACCAAACCTCCTACGCACCTATCAAAAATGATGCCGGGCAGATTATCGGCATGTTTTATATCGGTGTGTCAAAAAACTTTGCCGATCAGCTTAAGCACAGCTTTACTGCCGTCGCTATCTTATCTACCCGCATTGCTTTGTTATTTGCCCTTGCGGCCACCTGTTTTATCTCAGTAGATGCCTGGTCTACCGCATCTGTCAACCGTACCAGCCCTCGCTGGACAACGCCACCGCCGCACAAAAAAGAGACGCCGCCTTAG
- a CDS encoding L-lactate MFS transporter gives MEGKSYPNRWLIALAGIVMQICLGTVYGWSVFTKPLMAAHNWSNADVTLTFTIAIGFLALSSAAGGYILDTKGARIVATIGGVLFGLGTLITGFGDQIGSLTVIYLGYGLICGLGLGFGYITPIATLVKWFPDKRGLITGLAVMGFGLGSLMLTVLSPGMIASMGTAMTFYIFGAIFLVAVTAAAQFMVEPPPGYVPAGWIAPGGKAAAAGMTLGEAVSSKYFYLLWAMLFLNITAGIALISQASPMAQDLMPGSMSAADKAMQAGAILGIFAIVNGLGRLFWASTSDKIGRRTVFFILFGTQAVAFYFLSNTNDMTMFIIICSYIYACYGGGFATMPAYAADVFGTKYVGRIYGWMLTAWGAAGIMGPMLFARIRQSSGNYSEALVITALVLAMAIILPILAAPPKAKVEIGKPL, from the coding sequence ATGGAGGGAAAAAGCTACCCTAACCGTTGGCTGATTGCATTAGCGGGAATAGTAATGCAGATTTGCTTAGGTACTGTATATGGCTGGAGCGTATTTACTAAGCCTTTAATGGCTGCCCACAACTGGAGTAACGCTGATGTTACGTTAACCTTCACCATTGCTATTGGTTTCCTGGCTCTTTCCAGTGCTGCCGGTGGTTATATTCTTGATACAAAAGGTGCACGGATTGTTGCTACTATCGGTGGTGTTCTCTTTGGTCTTGGTACTCTTATCACAGGCTTTGGCGATCAGATTGGTTCGCTTACGGTAATTTATCTTGGCTATGGCCTTATCTGCGGACTAGGTCTGGGCTTTGGCTATATTACCCCGATTGCTACGTTGGTTAAGTGGTTCCCGGACAAAAGAGGACTCATTACCGGTTTGGCTGTAATGGGTTTTGGCCTTGGTTCGCTTATGCTTACCGTGCTTTCACCGGGAATGATTGCCAGTATGGGTACAGCGATGACATTTTATATCTTTGGTGCAATTTTTTTGGTGGCGGTTACAGCCGCTGCTCAGTTTATGGTTGAACCACCGCCAGGCTATGTGCCAGCTGGCTGGATAGCTCCAGGCGGCAAAGCTGCGGCAGCCGGCATGACTTTAGGTGAGGCTGTTAGTTCCAAGTATTTCTATCTTCTGTGGGCGATGCTGTTCCTCAATATTACTGCTGGTATTGCTCTTATTTCCCAGGCTTCACCGATGGCGCAGGATCTTATGCCCGGATCCATGAGCGCTGCGGACAAGGCAATGCAGGCCGGGGCCATTCTCGGTATATTTGCAATAGTTAATGGCTTAGGCCGGCTGTTTTGGGCTTCTACCTCTGACAAAATTGGCCGTCGTACGGTATTTTTTATCCTGTTTGGTACGCAAGCGGTGGCTTTTTATTTCTTATCCAATACGAACGACATGACTATGTTTATTATTATCTGCTCATATATCTATGCCTGTTATGGCGGTGGTTTTGCCACCATGCCTGCTTATGCCGCCGATGTTTTTGGCACAAAATATGTTGGCCGGATCTATGGCTGGATGTTAACTGCCTGGGGGGCCGCCGGGATAATGGGACCAATGCTGTTTGCACGGATCCGCCAGTCATCAGGCAATTATAGTGAGGCGCTTGTTATCACCGCCCTTGTCCTGGCTATGGCAATAATCTTACCGATATTAGCCGCTCCTCCCAAAGCTAAGGTTGAGATTGGTAAACCCTTATAG